The following are encoded in a window of Thermodesulfobacterium geofontis OPF15 genomic DNA:
- a CDS encoding B12-binding domain-containing radical SAM protein, which translates to MRILLFEVNPFSPPTLPISLGYLAAFLIKHGFKVKIINLSQKGEYSIKELEKVIKEFSPQLVGFSTYQRNILYVLGIAKFIKEINKNIKIILGGPQITFIPSLALKNMPMIDYLCRSEGELTLLEIAKAIESGNPFNGIKGVTYQINGEIVETERIEGYEELDKYPSPHLMGIFDYSKIDEVILLTSRGCPFDCIFCYTPVASKHKIRFHSVERVLEEIKWVVKKGKNRIWFADPNFSFKKERIYQILEGILKEGLKVNIWLETRADLIDEEMLKLMKKAGVHTIAYGLESASEKVLKIVRKRLSLEQLKRAIYLTQKYGIEVEVFSQYALPGETFEEALRTLEFVKSHGIKIQGNSNAQQMQLYFGAPVTENYKRFGIKPFPEKRPSYISIGDRYETETMNRKEIEIIKSLWIKNSLDKGRRIVS; encoded by the coding sequence ATGCGGATTCTCCTTTTTGAGGTAAATCCCTTTTCACCTCCCACACTTCCCATTTCTCTCGGCTACCTTGCAGCTTTTCTCATAAAACATGGTTTTAAAGTTAAAATCATTAACCTTTCTCAAAAGGGAGAATATTCTATTAAGGAATTAGAAAAGGTTATTAAAGAGTTTTCTCCCCAATTGGTAGGTTTTAGTACTTATCAAAGAAATATTTTGTATGTTTTAGGAATTGCTAAATTCATTAAAGAAATAAATAAAAATATAAAAATAATCTTAGGTGGTCCGCAAATTACTTTTATACCAAGTTTAGCGCTAAAAAATATGCCTATGATTGATTATCTTTGTAGGAGTGAAGGTGAGTTAACTCTCTTAGAAATTGCTAAAGCTATTGAAAGTGGCAATCCCTTTAATGGAATAAAAGGGGTTACCTATCAAATTAATGGAGAAATAGTTGAGACAGAAAGAATTGAAGGGTATGAAGAACTTGATAAATATCCTTCTCCTCATTTAATGGGGATATTTGATTACTCAAAAATAGATGAAGTTATTCTCTTAACCTCAAGAGGATGTCCTTTTGATTGTATTTTCTGTTACACTCCAGTTGCTTCAAAACATAAAATAAGATTTCACTCTGTTGAAAGGGTGCTTGAAGAAATAAAATGGGTAGTTAAAAAGGGAAAAAATCGAATTTGGTTTGCAGATCCTAATTTTTCATTTAAAAAGGAAAGAATCTATCAAATATTAGAAGGAATTTTAAAGGAAGGACTTAAAGTAAATATATGGTTAGAAACTAGAGCAGATTTAATAGATGAGGAGATGCTTAAGTTAATGAAAAAGGCAGGAGTTCACACCATTGCTTATGGACTTGAATCTGCTTCTGAAAAAGTTTTAAAGATAGTAAGAAAAAGGCTTTCCCTTGAGCAATTAAAAAGAGCTATTTATTTGACACAAAAATATGGAATTGAAGTGGAAGTATTTTCCCAATATGCCTTACCTGGAGAGACTTTTGAAGAGGCTTTAAGAACTTTAGAATTTGTCAAATCGCATGGAATTAAAATTCAAGGTAATTCTAATGCTCAGCAAATGCAACTCTATTTTGGTGCACCAGTTACAGAAAATTACAAAAGATTTGGTATAAAACCCTTTCCCGAAAAAAGACCATCTTATATATCTATAGGGGATAGATATGAAACTGAAACAATGAATAGAAAGGAAATTGAAATTATAAAATCACTTTGGATTAAAAATTCACTTGATAAAGGAAGGAGGATTGTTTCTTAA
- a CDS encoding nucleotidyltransferase family protein produces the protein MAKIKERITFSESQKIVEQIEKILKKENIKFGIYGSYIRKENTIGDIDILVNERDYEKTKNILKNFPFYERLEIYYLPEEYKDSWESFALYLVGSGKFNVWLRGIAKRKNFLLNQYGLFNRDTGELITTKEKEIFEILGVRFIPYEKRKEIYKKEWKNYLIK, from the coding sequence ATGGCTAAAATAAAAGAAAGGATAACTTTTTCAGAGTCTCAAAAAATAGTTGAACAAATAGAAAAGATTTTAAAAAAGGAAAATATTAAATTTGGAATTTATGGTTCCTATATAAGAAAAGAAAACACTATAGGAGATATTGATATCTTAGTAAACGAAAGGGATTACGAAAAAACTAAAAATATTTTAAAAAATTTTCCCTTTTATGAAAGGCTTGAAATTTATTATTTACCTGAAGAATATAAAGATTCTTGGGAAAGTTTTGCTCTTTATCTTGTTGGTTCAGGAAAATTTAATGTATGGCTTCGCGGAATAGCAAAAAGAAAAAACTTTTTATTAAATCAATATGGGCTTTTTAATCGAGATACAGGAGAATTAATAACTACTAAAGAAAAAGAAATCTTTGAAATACTTGGTGTCAGATTTATCCCTTATGAAAAAAGAAAAGAAATTTATAAAAAGGAATGGAAAAATTACTTGATAAAATAA
- a CDS encoding sensor histidine kinase translates to MKSRKIYKFFSKYRNLWSIFILWTVVLVSSAVLIISAFFTYKNTKIAAENALKMQAMGIAITIQSFLQSIEIDELKDVDYGIFSEIILNEKWEGIAFISLYDEKGYIILHSNPELIGKKIELKRFPSYPYYYYLTLETLEKVFVGDFKINFPHGIYYILRVALHTYPAQVIVRKAKIFAGIKILASFGLILFGVLGTLIIRKVEEMQIKFKELESISLMTKILAHEIRNPLGSIKGFSQYLMNKVEDKLKDPIKIIINEALRIERLTDELLLYTNPVKIYLTEFSLKELVEEILMGFKNNYPQIIFKLNLNQEIKIKSDKDKLKEIVTNILQNAVDAVLESSKNQKNIELNIEKKEDKIKFEIIDNGTGMDEKTLLKATEPFFSTKPKGSGLGLAIVEKLCETLNIKFKIESKKGEGTRACLIIPELL, encoded by the coding sequence ATGAAAAGCCGAAAAATATATAAATTTTTTTCTAAATATAGAAATCTCTGGTCCATATTCATTTTATGGACTGTAGTTTTAGTATCTTCTGCAGTTCTAATTATAAGTGCTTTTTTTACTTATAAAAATACAAAAATAGCAGCAGAAAATGCTTTAAAAATGCAAGCTATGGGAATAGCTATAACTATTCAAAGTTTTTTACAATCCATAGAAATTGATGAATTAAAAGATGTGGATTATGGAATTTTTTCTGAAATAATACTTAATGAAAAATGGGAAGGAATCGCTTTCATAAGTCTTTATGATGAAAAAGGATACATTATTTTACATTCCAATCCAGAGCTTATAGGTAAAAAAATTGAACTTAAAAGATTTCCTTCTTATCCTTATTATTATTATCTAACCCTTGAAACCTTAGAAAAAGTTTTTGTAGGTGATTTTAAAATTAATTTTCCTCACGGAATTTATTATATTTTAAGAGTAGCTTTACATACTTATCCTGCTCAAGTAATAGTAAGGAAAGCTAAAATTTTTGCAGGAATAAAAATATTAGCTTCCTTTGGACTTATTTTGTTTGGAGTCTTAGGAACTTTAATTATTAGAAAAGTTGAAGAAATGCAAATAAAATTTAAAGAGTTAGAAAGTATATCTCTTATGACCAAAATTCTTGCTCATGAAATAAGAAATCCTCTTGGAAGTATCAAAGGATTTTCTCAATATTTAATGAATAAGGTAGAAGATAAATTGAAAGATCCTATTAAAATAATAATTAATGAAGCTTTAAGAATTGAAAGGCTTACAGATGAACTGCTTCTTTATACCAATCCTGTTAAAATTTATCTTACCGAATTTTCTTTAAAAGAATTGGTTGAAGAAATTTTGATGGGATTTAAAAATAATTATCCACAAATAATTTTTAAGCTAAATCTTAATCAAGAAATAAAGATAAAAAGTGATAAAGATAAGTTAAAAGAAATAGTTACCAATATTTTACAAAATGCAGTGGATGCAGTATTGGAGAGTTCTAAAAATCAGAAAAATATAGAATTAAATATAGAAAAAAAGGAGGACAAAATTAAATTTGAAATTATAGATAATGGTACAGGAATGGATGAAAAAACTTTACTTAAGGCAACAGAACCTTTCTTTTCTACAAAACCTAAAGGTTCTGGACTTGGTTTAGCAATAGTAGAAAAACTATGTGAAACCTTAAATATAAAGTTTAAGATAGAAAGCAAAAAAGGGGAAGGAACAAGAGCATGTCTAATTATTCCAGAATTGCTATAG
- a CDS encoding sigma-54-dependent transcriptional regulator, whose amino-acid sequence MSNYSRIAIVEDDNSFALFLKTILEEGGYKVEIYDDPEIALKKLPDFNPQLVITDLKMPKMDGIAFLEKAKNIFPNIPFIVITAYGTIPSAVEAMKKGAADYITKPLSSPEDFLFLIEKLLSTTKKTEIIEKPFEIPPFEILFAGIEDIYEKILQVASTETTVILYGETGTGKSAIAKAIHLLSGRKGNFVEINCAAIPETLIESELFGYEKGAFTGAIKSKSGKIEMAKDGTLFLDEIAEMNLTIQAKLLRVLQDKTFERLGGLTPIKTNARFIVATNKDLLELVKQGKFREDLYFRINVFPIIIPPLRERKEAILKIAEYIINKLSQKMGKEPLKLSKKSKEILKNYPWPGNIRELENILERNLILAKGKELDIELEFIDIKRVYEDKEISGSLKEMEKKAILEALKKTGGNKKKAAELLGISLRTLYYKIKEYNLEAL is encoded by the coding sequence ATGTCTAATTATTCCAGAATTGCTATAGTTGAAGATGATAACTCTTTTGCCCTATTTTTAAAAACTATTTTAGAAGAGGGAGGATATAAAGTAGAGATTTATGACGATCCAGAAATTGCCCTAAAGAAACTGCCTGACTTTAATCCTCAACTCGTTATCACAGATTTAAAGATGCCTAAAATGGATGGTATAGCCTTTTTAGAAAAAGCCAAAAATATTTTTCCAAATATTCCCTTTATAGTAATTACAGCGTATGGAACTATTCCCTCAGCAGTAGAAGCTATGAAAAAAGGAGCAGCTGATTATATAACTAAACCTTTATCAAGTCCAGAAGATTTTTTATTTTTAATTGAAAAATTATTATCTACTACTAAAAAAACCGAAATTATTGAAAAACCTTTTGAAATTCCTCCTTTTGAAATTTTATTTGCTGGAATTGAAGATATTTACGAAAAAATTTTACAAGTTGCTTCTACAGAAACAACAGTTATTCTTTATGGAGAGACAGGAACAGGAAAATCTGCTATTGCAAAAGCTATACATCTTTTAAGTGGAAGAAAGGGTAATTTTGTAGAAATAAATTGTGCAGCCATTCCTGAAACTCTTATAGAATCTGAACTTTTTGGATATGAAAAAGGAGCCTTTACAGGAGCAATTAAGTCTAAATCTGGAAAAATAGAAATGGCAAAAGATGGAACACTTTTTCTTGATGAAATAGCAGAAATGAATTTAACAATACAAGCAAAACTTTTAAGGGTTTTACAAGACAAAACTTTTGAAAGACTGGGAGGACTTACTCCTATAAAAACAAATGCAAGATTTATAGTAGCAACTAATAAAGATCTTTTAGAATTAGTAAAACAGGGTAAATTTAGAGAAGATCTTTATTTTAGAATTAACGTATTTCCTATAATTATTCCACCTTTAAGGGAAAGAAAAGAAGCTATTTTAAAAATTGCTGAATATATTATAAATAAGCTTTCCCAAAAAATGGGAAAGGAGCCTTTAAAATTAAGTAAAAAATCAAAAGAAATTTTAAAAAATTATCCCTGGCCTGGCAATATAAGAGAGCTCGAAAATATACTGGAGAGAAATTTAATTTTAGCAAAAGGAAAAGAGCTTGATATTGAATTAGAATTTATTGATATAAAAAGAGTTTATGAAGATAAAGAAATATCAGGAAGTTTAAAAGAAATGGAGAAAAAAGCAATTTTAGAGGCTTTGAAAAAGACAGGAGGTAATAAGAAAAAAGCAGCTGAATTACTTGGAATTTCCTTAAGAACTCTCTATTATAAAATTAAAGAATATAACCTAGAAGCCCTTTAA
- the miaB gene encoding tRNA (N6-isopentenyl adenosine(37)-C2)-methylthiotransferase MiaB — protein sequence MKKRVYIKTFGCQMNENDTEKMYILLSDEYEPTSNPEEADLILINTCSVREKPQFKAFSEVGRYKYLKKKKPDLIIGVTGCVAQQEGEKLIQRLPYIDLVLGTQGFYFIKEALETLKKNKKPVVFTELKPDFKPPLILDKENKLSLENKKVTAYVTIMQGCDNFCSYCIVPYVRGREISRNPEDILKEVKELVKNGVREVTLLGQNVNSYGIKEKNYPDFPELLNMISQIENLWRIRFTTSHPKDLSDKLIKVIAENPKVCKHIHLPLQAGSNKILKKMNRKYTKEEYLEKVEKLKDAVPDIAITTDIIVGFPGESEEDFKETLEMLEKVRYHEIFSFKYSDRPFTLAQKLENKIPEEEKERRLKIVHQIQAKITKEIYESYVGKEVEVLVEGPSAKDPNMLMGRTTTNVIVNFNTPRLDLKGALVKVLIKEAGKHSLKGEYLETLKL from the coding sequence ATGAAAAAAAGAGTTTATATAAAAACTTTCGGTTGCCAGATGAATGAAAATGATACGGAGAAAATGTATATTTTGCTCTCAGATGAATATGAGCCAACTTCTAATCCTGAAGAAGCAGATTTAATTTTAATTAATACCTGTTCTGTAAGAGAAAAACCTCAATTTAAAGCTTTTAGTGAAGTAGGAAGATATAAATACCTCAAAAAAAAGAAACCAGATCTTATTATTGGAGTTACAGGTTGTGTAGCTCAACAAGAAGGCGAGAAATTAATTCAACGACTTCCTTATATAGATTTAGTTTTAGGAACACAAGGATTTTATTTTATTAAAGAAGCTTTAGAAACACTCAAAAAAAATAAAAAACCTGTTGTTTTTACAGAGCTTAAACCTGACTTTAAACCTCCATTAATACTTGATAAAGAAAATAAACTTTCTCTTGAAAATAAAAAAGTTACTGCTTACGTAACAATAATGCAGGGTTGTGACAATTTTTGTTCCTATTGTATTGTCCCTTATGTTAGAGGAAGAGAAATAAGTAGAAACCCTGAAGATATTCTTAAAGAGGTTAAGGAGTTAGTTAAAAATGGAGTTAGAGAGGTTACTCTTTTAGGACAAAATGTAAATTCCTATGGAATTAAAGAAAAGAACTATCCTGATTTCCCTGAACTTTTAAATATGATTTCTCAAATAGAAAATCTTTGGAGAATAAGATTTACTACAAGTCATCCAAAAGATCTTTCTGATAAATTAATTAAGGTTATAGCTGAAAATCCAAAAGTATGTAAACATATTCATCTACCTTTACAAGCTGGTTCAAATAAAATTCTCAAAAAAATGAACAGAAAATACACAAAGGAAGAATATCTTGAAAAGGTGGAGAAGTTAAAAGATGCAGTGCCTGATATTGCTATCACTACTGATATAATTGTAGGTTTCCCCGGAGAAAGTGAAGAAGATTTTAAAGAAACTCTGGAAATGCTTGAAAAAGTAAGATATCATGAAATCTTTTCTTTTAAGTATTCAGATAGACCTTTTACTCTCGCTCAGAAATTAGAAAATAAAATTCCAGAGGAGGAAAAAGAAAGAAGACTTAAAATAGTTCATCAGATTCAAGCTAAAATAACTAAAGAAATTTATGAATCCTATGTAGGAAAAGAGGTAGAGGTATTAGTTGAAGGACCAAGTGCTAAAGACCCAAATATGTTAATGGGAAGGACCACAACCAATGTAATTGTCAATTTTAATACTCCTCGTTTAGATTTAAAAGGTGCTTTAGTAAAGGTTCTTATAAAAGAAGCTGGTAAACATTCTCTTAAGGGAGAATATTTGGAAACTTTAAAACTATAA
- a CDS encoding creatininase family protein, whose translation MLMENITSKEFEELKKDTKTVIIPIGSIEAHGPHLPLATDLYTIYEICKLIAKKIKVLVAPPLYYGLCRSTKPLPGTLSLKGEVLKALVFNLLSEFYRNGFKNFFILSGHAGGTHIAYLVDTAEAFIELHKDTKIFVADIFQLLKPVLEELNIPESDSHAGEWETSLVFYFKPELVKEGAFEDYPKFPKFRIVEDKEKYWSSGIWGNPLKASAEKGKILAEKLTEILIKEIKTLEEEGV comes from the coding sequence ATGTTAATGGAAAATATTACTTCTAAAGAATTTGAAGAATTAAAAAAGGATACCAAAACAGTAATAATACCAATTGGATCTATCGAAGCTCACGGTCCTCATCTACCCTTAGCAACAGACCTTTATACAATATATGAAATCTGTAAACTTATAGCTAAAAAAATAAAAGTTCTTGTAGCTCCGCCTTTATATTATGGTTTATGTAGAAGTACAAAACCACTTCCTGGAACTTTAAGTCTAAAAGGTGAGGTTTTAAAAGCCCTTGTTTTTAATCTTCTTTCTGAATTTTATCGCAATGGTTTTAAAAATTTTTTTATTCTTTCCGGGCATGCTGGAGGTACACACATAGCTTATTTAGTGGATACTGCAGAAGCTTTTATTGAGTTGCATAAAGATACTAAAATTTTTGTAGCAGATATTTTTCAACTTTTAAAGCCAGTTTTAGAAGAATTAAATATTCCCGAGAGTGATTCTCATGCGGGAGAATGGGAAACATCCCTTGTATTTTATTTTAAGCCAGAACTTGTGAAAGAGGGAGCTTTTGAAGATTATCCTAAGTTTCCAAAATTTAGAATTGTTGAGGATAAAGAAAAATATTGGTCTTCTGGAATATGGGGGAATCCTTTAAAAGCTTCAGCAGAAAAAGGAAAAATTCTTGCAGAAAAATTAACAGAAATTTTAAT